GTAGGTATCGGTGGCTTCGAATGACGGTAGCGCCAGTCACTCGCGTATGCGCAAAGAAGGGTTGATCGACTGATTTGGCCATCTTGGTCCCGGACAGTGCTAGATCCGGCGTGATTCGCTGAGCTACGACGCACGTCTCCAAGGATTTACGCTATATTCGTCGTTGATATCGTATGGAGAATTCTTCCGCTCAACCATTGGATGTGGGGCTTAGGGCGTTCTCAGTCCAGGTCTTTCCACTATTGGTAGTCGCCTGCTGGTAGGTGTTGTAGTAGCAGCCGGTCTTGAATCCAGTACAGCCGTAGTTGATTGTCGTGGCTACGGCCTTGGTCGGTGAGACCAATTCGACGGAGGCTACCTCCTTAGCGAGCGTCGGAGAGGAAACCGTCGTCCATGATAATCCGTCATTGGACGACTCCACTATTTCATGTGGAGCATTGAAGAGCCAGATATTTGGGCCATTAGCCGCTACGATCAGGCTGCCGACGTGCTGCTGTGTGGTGAGAGCCTTGAAAGATGCACCGCCATCGGTGCTCTCGTACAAAGTGGTCTTTGCGTTCGCACCAACTCCGAGGGCGATAGGGACATAGATCTGGGTGCCAAATGCAACGGGTGTGCCAACGGTGTTGTTCGGACTTGGAGCAAATCCCGGTATTGAGGCTGGCTCCCAGTTCTTTCCTCCATTGGGCGTAAACCAAACACCCTGATCACTATCGCCGCCGGTGATTACTCCGGCGCTGGCAGACAGCATGGCAGCTTGATAGGTGCCATAGCTGGTCGGCAGCTCCAGTTGAGCAAAGGTCCTTCCTCCGTCATCGGAGACGAACAGCGCTGGGACGTTACCGGTTTGGGCACCACCTTCGATCACCGAGATTGAGGTCACGTCAGTACCATAGTTATCCTCTACGTTGACCAGATTCGGGACATATGTTGGTCCAAGCGCTACTCCGGCCGGCCATCGAATGGGCAAGGATTCATGCGTCCATGGCGAGTTGGCGTTGGTCGCGCGAAAGATCTTAAGGTTAGTTCCTGAACTGTCCATTGCTAAAATCGAACCTTGTTCAGTGACTGTCACTGAAGTTCCTTCCACTTGGATTCCGGGTGGCAAGGCCTTCGTCGTCCATGCGAGGCCACCATTTACGGATACCGCTACTTCCTTATCTAGGAGGCGCCAAGCTGGCTCCGAGACTTTGCGAGGTGCGATGGCCTGTGCCCGTGAAGGTTCTGCTTTAGAGGTATTCGGTGCTTTCGTTGCGGAAGCGTTTGAACTGCATGCTGCAAGCAGCATCGCGGTCGAAACCGTAATTCCGATAACCTTTGTAATTTGCCGACTTGGCTCGCCTATGTATTTCATTTAGTCATTACCTCCAATAAACTGACAAGAGCCGCCGTAGGCGGTACTGCCTTCAACCGGAGCATCAACACAGTCCTCATCGACAGTGTAAATCGATGCGCCATATTTAAATGTTTGTGGTTGATATCCTCCCGCTCCGGAATTTGCTAGCTGATGAATCCGCTGATTGATATCCCATATGCCATTTGCAAGGCAGCGCAAGTTGTAGACACCCGTCGGATCATCCAGGTTGTCAGCAGGCGCTATGGCATTTGGCACGTTTGGGATCGTAGCGTACATTGAAATGTGTCCGGAGCAGGTTGGTGAATATACCTCTCCTTGGTAATGATAGACATTGGCTAGCTCATAGTCCCATCCATTTATAAAGTTCTTCGCGGCGGCATAGCAGTCGGAATTATTTATCACTTCCTCCATATCGTAATATATGGTGGCACCGCTGTTGAACCCTGCGGCTTGAGCCGCGGAAGCCGCTTCACGAGCCGCCTGCTCTCCCTGGTCAGTGGCAAGCTGGTTGTTATTTAAGGCAACTTGGTGAGGATAATCGAACTCGGTCTGGCAGCTTCCATACGACATCTGGTGGCCATACCACAGAGCTTCCACGGAGTAGCCCAAACCAAATGCGTACCACATATTCGACGCGGGGGTGTGGCTTGACAGCCGACTGAGGCCGCACCAGATCCCCCTAGATAGACTCCTATGGTGGTCCAAGGGGTGTTATTCCAGAAGTTTACTAAGTTTTGGTTGTTATCGAAGAAGTTGCTGGAACATAAGTCAAATCCTTCGGCATCTTGTTCAGTTATCCAGCCGTATGCCTTGTGGGAAGTGAATGCTGCGGTAAGTCCGAGAGGGATGATCAGGAGACTCATTGCGGCCATAAGGCGCGCGAAAGAGCTTAAACTTACCCCCCCCCCCGGACGGTCTCCATGAGCCTCATTGATTACCCCCTTTGATAGCATCTATGAAAAGTCTCGTCTGGTGTTGAGTAGGATCTTAGCACTGGGAACATAATCCTTCTGGATAGGTAGGATGATTCGGTAGGTCATCTGGTTCTACCAGGGGATCCGATGCTGCTTTGACTTTCAGGTGATCTTCATATTTGGCGAAACCGGTTTGCGGCACCTCATCGGAATCGCATTTTAACCCGGGCGAAGTGATTTGTTCTGGCGATTGGCCCTGGATGGAAGTCCGTGTAGCTAGTAAACCTGGAGGTTCGAAAGCAGGACAGCGATGGTTAGGCGATCCATTTAAACAGGTGAACATGTCGATAGTGTTGGCTAGGAACAATGTGATCGACCTATGCTCGAGGGGGTCTCCACGTGTACTTCACCCAACAATTGTGTCCGAGAACGTCCGACCCAGTCCGAGGTTGTCTCACCGCGCTTTTCAAAAGACCTCGATGAGCTGCAGAAATGAGACGTACTCGGACACTATGACTACCAGCTCGGACACTTTGTGAACACCTCATAATCCTTTGGTCGTGGGTTCGAATCCTACCGGGCCCACCAGGTCAGGGCATGTTGTAACCCTATGGACTGGACGGCGCCTTGAGCCCGGTCCTCTTCGTTTGTGAATCGTCGGTTTCTTGCAACTCCGCGACCGTTGCAACGATTTGGCTCTCCACACGTGCCTCTTTCGGATTATGAGCGCTTGTCTCACCTCCACGGCCTTCTCACGCTTCAGGTGGATCACATAGCGTTCATCACTCCAATAGAGCCACTACTCCAGGGTGCTAGTTAACAACACTCTCTGGGAATCACTCCATCCTATCCCACTAGAACAGTGCTGGTAATTGTAGCCCGA
The Ferrimicrobium sp. DNA segment above includes these coding regions:
- a CDS encoding glycoside hydrolase domain-containing protein, which codes for MSYGSCQTEFDYPHQVALNNNQLATDQGEQAAREAASAAQAAGFNSGATIYYDMEEVINNSDCYAAAKNFINGWDYELANVYHYQGEVYSPTCSGHISMYATIPNVPNAIAPADNLDDPTGVYNLRCLANGIWDINQRIHQLANSGAGGYQPQTFKYGASIYTVDEDCVDAPVEGSTAYGGSCQFIGGND